GAGTTTTGCAGGTTTTGCGGTTCATCTAAACATGTTGAGGATGTTTTCTGTCCAAGTTGCGGCCGAGCACTGGCTTGAATTGACGATCTGCCAATAAATTTTATCCGTCCTCGATCCAAGAAAACTTTCGCTGCAATGTTTTTGGATAGTAAAGTTTCCAGTCGAATCCGACTTTCACTCCCCAGTCCCTATAGACCCTAGGGTCTATGTAGCTTTTCAGTGACGTTCTGAGATTATAGTCTCTGGTAGCCTTCATCTTCTCTATCTCAACTTTGATCTTCTCGATACTTACTATTGTCTTCTCCGTCTTTCTCTTAGACTTTTTCAGTTTTCTAAGCTTTTCAATTCTCTTCTTTAAGACTTCCCTCCAATTCTTTGGGAGCTTTCTCTTATGATTGCATACTATTGCCGCTTGTAGGTTGGCCATTGTCGCCACATATTTCTTAACGTAATCAGGATCTGTTCTTGACACTTTTACGCTATCAAGATACTCCTTAACTGCCTTAGTGGCATGGTATGTTCGGAATACCTTCGCTGTGAGGTTGGGGACAGCTTCGCCAAGAAATTTCGAGACTATATCTGAGCGGACGCCGTTGAATATAGCTGAATGGGCTTTCTCGATGAATGTCTTGATGTTTTCGATTACTGGGGGTGGAAGTTGAACTTCTTTTCTCCATCTGACAGAGTCTTTCCCCAAGAAATTGAATGCGACGTAGCCGTTGTCCCTAATCTTTATGTGGCATGGCCTGAGGGTGGTGGCGCCGACTGTGTCGGCTTCATCTCTATCCTTCTCGTCACCTACACGGAGTTTCAAGGCATCTATCAGGTAGCAGACTGTTGCCACTTTCCTTCTCT
Above is a window of Candidatus Bathyarchaeota archaeon DNA encoding:
- a CDS encoding DNA topoisomerase I, whose translation is GQRAEIATYMAEPSCIFMGRGKHPMRGRWKQGPEQSDIILNLSPDAPRPPGEWKEIVWQPDSMWIAKWDDKLSGKEKYIWLADTSTVKQRRDKEKFDQAKALEKSIEKVRQHIMANLKAEDVKRRKVATVCYLIDALKLRVGDEKDRDEADTVGATTLRPCHIKIRDNGYVAFNFLGKDSVRWRKEVQLPPPVIENIKTFIEKAHSAIFNGVRSDIVSKFLGEAVPNLTAKVFRTYHATKAVKEYLDSVKVSRTDPDYVKKYVATMANLQAAIVCNHKRKLPKNWREVLKKRIEKLRKLKKSKRKTEKTIVSIEKIKVEIEKMKATRDYNLRTSLKSYIDPRVYRDWGVKVGFDWKLYYPKTLQRKFSWIEDG